One part of the Arabidopsis thaliana chromosome 4, partial sequence genome encodes these proteins:
- the BEE2 gene encoding BR enhanced expression 2 (BR enhanced expression 2 (BEE2); FUNCTIONS IN: DNA binding, sequence-specific DNA binding transcription factor activity; INVOLVED IN: regulation of transcription; LOCATED IN: nucleus; EXPRESSED IN: 21 plant structures; EXPRESSED DURING: 13 growth stages; CONTAINS InterPro DOMAIN/s: Helix-loop-helix DNA-binding domain (InterPro:IPR001092), Helix-loop-helix DNA-binding (InterPro:IPR011598); BEST Arabidopsis thaliana protein match is: basic helix-loop-helix (bHLH) DNA-binding superfamily protein (TAIR:AT2G18300.2); Has 2056 Blast hits to 2048 proteins in 102 species: Archae - 0; Bacteria - 0; Metazoa - 23; Fungi - 31; Plants - 2000; Viruses - 0; Other Eukaryotes - 2 (source: NCBI BLink).) yields MDLSVLDRLKWLQQQQMVSPEFLQILGSDGREELKRVESYLGNNNDELQSFRHFPEFGPDYDTTDGCISRTSSFHMEPVKNNGHSRAITLQNKRKPEGKTEKREKKKIKAEDETEPSMKGKSNMSNTETSSEIQKPDYIHVRARRGEATDRHSLAERARREKISKKMKCLQDIVPGCNKVTGKAGMLDEIINYVQSLQQQVEFLSMKLSVINPELECHIDDLSAKQFQAYFTGPPEGDSKQSIMADFRSFPLHQQGSLDYSVINSDHTTSLGAKDHTSSSWETHSQCLYNSLRTDSVSNFFSLK; encoded by the exons ATGGACTTGTCTGTACTTGATAGGCTTAAGTGGCTGCAACAGCAACAAATGGTTTCACCTGAGTTTCTTCAGATACTTGGCTCAGATGGGAGAGAAGAGCTCAAAAGAGTTGAGAGTTACTTGGGAAACAACAATGATGAGCTGCAGAGTTTCAGACATTTTCCCGAATTCGGACCGGATTATGATACTACTGATGGCTGCATTTCTAGGACAAGTAGCTTCCATATGGAGCCAGTGAAGAATAATGGACACAGCAGAGCCATTACCTTGCAGAACAAGAGAAAACCAGAG GGTAAgacagaaaagagagagaagaagaagatcaaagcaGAGGATGAAACAGAGCCAAGCATGAAAGGGAAATCAAACATGAGTAACACAGAGACATCTTCAGAAATTCAGAAACCAGATTACATTCATGTTAGGGCTAGACGAGGTGAAGCCACCGACAGACATAGCTTAGCAGAGAGG gcaagaagagaaaagataagcaagaagatgaaatgtCTACAAGATATTGTTCCTGGATGCAACAAAGTTACTGGAAAAGCTGGTATGCTTGATGAGATCATCAACTATGTCCAATCTCTGCAACAACAAGTCGAGTTCTTGTCGATGAAACTCTCTGTCATAAATCCAGAACTTGAGTGTCATATCGATGATTTATCCGCAAAACAG TTTCAGGCTTACTTCACAGGTCCTCCAGAAGGTGACTCGAAGCAGTCAATCATGGCGGATTTTCGGTCTTTTCCATTACATCAGCAAGGATCTTTAGATTACTCAGTCATAAACTCAGACCACACCACATCTCTCGGCGCT AAAGATCATACATCATCAAGCTGGGAAACTCACTCACAGTGTCTTTACAACAGCTTGAGAACCGATTCTGTTTCCAATTTCTTCAGCctcaagtaa
- the BEE2 gene encoding BR enhanced expression 2 (BR enhanced expression 2 (BEE2); FUNCTIONS IN: DNA binding, sequence-specific DNA binding transcription factor activity; INVOLVED IN: regulation of transcription; LOCATED IN: nucleus; EXPRESSED IN: 21 plant structures; EXPRESSED DURING: 13 growth stages; CONTAINS InterPro DOMAIN/s: Helix-loop-helix DNA-binding domain (InterPro:IPR001092), Helix-loop-helix DNA-binding (InterPro:IPR011598); BEST Arabidopsis thaliana protein match is: basic helix-loop-helix (bHLH) DNA-binding superfamily protein (TAIR:AT2G18300.1); Has 2103 Blast hits to 2095 proteins in 109 species: Archae - 0; Bacteria - 0; Metazoa - 33; Fungi - 34; Plants - 2033; Viruses - 0; Other Eukaryotes - 3 (source: NCBI BLink).), which yields MDLSVLDRLKWLQQQQMVSPEFLQILGSDGREELKRVESYLGNNNDELQSFRHFPEFGPDYDTTDGCISRTSSFHMEPVKNNGHSRAITLQNKRKPEGKTEKREKKKIKAEDETEPSMKGKSNMSNTETSSEIQKPDYIHVRARRGEATDRHSLAERARREKISKKMKCLQDIVPGCNKVTGKAGMLDEIINYVQSLQQQVEFLSMKLSVINPELECHIDDLSAKQAYFTGPPEGDSKQSIMADFRSFPLHQQGSLDYSVINSDHTTSLGAKDHTSSSWETHSQCLYNSLRTDSVSNFFSLK from the exons ATGGACTTGTCTGTACTTGATAGGCTTAAGTGGCTGCAACAGCAACAAATGGTTTCACCTGAGTTTCTTCAGATACTTGGCTCAGATGGGAGAGAAGAGCTCAAAAGAGTTGAGAGTTACTTGGGAAACAACAATGATGAGCTGCAGAGTTTCAGACATTTTCCCGAATTCGGACCGGATTATGATACTACTGATGGCTGCATTTCTAGGACAAGTAGCTTCCATATGGAGCCAGTGAAGAATAATGGACACAGCAGAGCCATTACCTTGCAGAACAAGAGAAAACCAGAG GGTAAgacagaaaagagagagaagaagaagatcaaagcaGAGGATGAAACAGAGCCAAGCATGAAAGGGAAATCAAACATGAGTAACACAGAGACATCTTCAGAAATTCAGAAACCAGATTACATTCATGTTAGGGCTAGACGAGGTGAAGCCACCGACAGACATAGCTTAGCAGAGAGG gcaagaagagaaaagataagcaagaagatgaaatgtCTACAAGATATTGTTCCTGGATGCAACAAAGTTACTGGAAAAGCTGGTATGCTTGATGAGATCATCAACTATGTCCAATCTCTGCAACAACAAGTCGAGTTCTTGTCGATGAAACTCTCTGTCATAAATCCAGAACTTGAGTGTCATATCGATGATTTATCCGCAAAACAG GCTTACTTCACAGGTCCTCCAGAAGGTGACTCGAAGCAGTCAATCATGGCGGATTTTCGGTCTTTTCCATTACATCAGCAAGGATCTTTAGATTACTCAGTCATAAACTCAGACCACACCACATCTCTCGGCGCT AAAGATCATACATCATCAAGCTGGGAAACTCACTCACAGTGTCTTTACAACAGCTTGAGAACCGATTCTGTTTCCAATTTCTTCAGCctcaagtaa